Proteins from a single region of Desulfovibrio porci:
- a CDS encoding ABC transporter ATP-binding protein → METPLLEVRHMHIRFPAMRKSFFERQRFVHAAEDISFALKRGRTLGIVGESGSGKTTVARGVMRMLKPASGEVLLDGIQVLALKKKDLLDFRRRVQFIFQDPYSSLNPRCRAGDIIREPMDLLQVGEKARRRERVFSLMEAVGLRAAQARLFPHQFSGGQRQRIAIARALACRPELLCCDEPVSALDVAVQAQILNLLKRLQRDFGLSYLFISHDLGVVQHICDDIVVLYMGQIVETGGADTLFAKPLHPYTQALIAAVPSANPLDEMPAAPAKAPCAAPSPIDPPPGCRYAPLCGRAAPICARVTPPLTEMTPRTKVACHLYASTGVSHEYV, encoded by the coding sequence ATGGAAACGCCATTGCTTGAAGTGCGGCATATGCACATCCGCTTCCCGGCCATGAGGAAGAGTTTTTTTGAACGCCAGCGCTTTGTGCATGCCGCGGAGGATATTTCCTTTGCGCTGAAACGGGGCCGGACTCTCGGCATTGTGGGCGAGAGCGGCAGCGGCAAAACCACCGTCGCCAGGGGCGTCATGCGTATGCTGAAACCAGCCTCGGGCGAAGTTCTGCTTGACGGGATCCAGGTGCTCGCCCTGAAAAAAAAGGATCTCCTGGACTTCAGGCGGCGCGTCCAGTTCATCTTCCAGGACCCGTATTCCTCGCTCAACCCGCGCTGCCGGGCCGGCGACATCATCCGCGAGCCCATGGATCTGCTCCAGGTCGGCGAAAAAGCCAGAAGGCGGGAAAGAGTTTTTTCATTAATGGAAGCTGTGGGCCTGCGTGCGGCGCAAGCCAGGCTCTTTCCCCACCAGTTTTCAGGCGGGCAGCGCCAGCGCATCGCCATCGCGCGCGCACTGGCCTGCCGCCCCGAACTGCTCTGCTGCGACGAGCCGGTTTCCGCCCTGGACGTGGCCGTGCAGGCCCAGATCCTCAACCTGCTCAAGCGGCTGCAACGGGATTTCGGTCTGAGTTATTTATTCATCTCGCATGATCTCGGCGTGGTCCAGCATATCTGCGACGACATCGTCGTGCTCTACATGGGGCAGATCGTGGAAACGGGCGGTGCGGACACGCTGTTCGCCAAGCCGCTGCATCCATATACGCAAGCCCTGATCGCGGCGGTTCCCTCCGCAAATCCTCTTGATGAAATGCCCGCCGCGCCCGCCAAAGCGCCGTGCGCGGCCCCAAGCCCCATTGATCCTCCACCCGGCTGCCGCTATGCCCCGCTTTGCGGCCGGGCCGCGCCAATCTGCGCCAGGGTCACTCCGCCTCTCACGGAAATGACGCCACGGACGAAAGTTGCCTGTCACCTCTACGCTTCCACGGGAGTCAGCCATGAATATGTATAA
- a CDS encoding ABC transporter permease, protein MKILILIGKRIVYALLLLLAVIVLNFTLLQLAPGDIVQTIAGQMGGMNEDLMLQLRQEYHLDKSIPQQLVLYVGKVARGDLGYSHFFNQPVFDLIMGRVGPTILLVLTALALSVLIGTLLGVWSSQRMYSPGSHLITGLTLVGWSMPVFWLGILLLIAFAWVFPVFPVSGMATVGLESGFAGRAADVARHMVLPVLTLAFIYIAQYTLLARSVMIEVLGTDYIRTAKAKGLPHKAIIWKHALRNAILPVVTMAGLQMGYLFSGAIMVETVFSWPGLGQLAFESILRRDTPTILGILFFSTFMVIAANLLTDFAYRLLDPRIRAQER, encoded by the coding sequence ATGAAAATTCTTATCCTGATCGGCAAACGGATTGTGTACGCCCTGCTCCTGCTGCTGGCGGTCATCGTTCTGAACTTCACGCTGCTCCAACTGGCTCCCGGCGACATCGTACAGACCATCGCCGGCCAGATGGGCGGCATGAATGAAGATCTGATGCTGCAACTGCGGCAGGAATACCATCTGGACAAAAGTATTCCCCAACAGCTTGTGCTCTATGTCGGCAAAGTGGCGCGGGGCGACCTGGGCTACAGCCATTTTTTCAACCAGCCTGTTTTTGACCTGATCATGGGCAGAGTGGGACCGACCATTTTGCTGGTGCTGACGGCCCTGGCGCTTTCGGTTCTGATCGGCACTCTGCTCGGCGTCTGGTCGTCGCAACGGATGTACAGCCCCGGCAGCCACCTGATCACCGGCCTGACGCTGGTGGGTTGGTCCATGCCCGTCTTCTGGCTGGGCATTTTGCTGCTTATCGCCTTTGCGTGGGTTTTTCCGGTTTTTCCGGTTTCAGGTATGGCCACCGTGGGCCTGGAAAGCGGTTTCGCCGGGCGGGCGGCTGATGTGGCGCGGCATATGGTCCTTCCCGTGCTGACGCTGGCCTTCATTTACATCGCCCAGTACACCCTGCTCGCCCGCTCCGTGATGATCGAAGTGCTCGGTACGGATTATATCAGAACGGCCAAAGCCAAGGGCCTGCCCCACAAAGCGATCATCTGGAAGCACGCCCTGCGCAACGCCATACTGCCGGTGGTCACCATGGCCGGTCTGCAAATGGGCTATCTGTTTTCAGGGGCGATCATGGTGGAAACCGTATTCAGTTGGCCCGGCCTCGGCCAGCTTGCCTTTGAATCCATTCTGCGGCGCGATACCCCCACCATCCTGGGCATCCTTTTTTTCAGCACCTTCATGGTGATTGCCGCCAATCTGCTCACGGACTTCGCCTACCGTCTGCTGGACCCGCGCATCCGCGCCCAAGAACGCTGA
- a CDS encoding amidohydrolase: MRCREKTLYANADVVCMDADNSRASAVLVCGDRIEAVGREEELRPLAGPRAERVDLKGACLYPGFIDSHSHLSLYAAWKPYAYCGGARSLAEALEILAGHAAGRPGDAFVVGYGFDDTAVSEKRGPLRQELDALWPDRPAALVHVSVHAAYINSRMFEILGIPTDRPSANIHIVCRDGRPTGLITEETVWKLFSALPAVSLERLKAGLQLAVADYNAQGFTATIGGGAGFGGLQPFMVARALAGLEREGKLNLHVHMPVIGTHYDMFEATGMLDGPGSPMLRPHGVKFFADGSIQAYTAALPEGYHDRPDLKPDILGSYRELEANVLAAHAGGQQVVAHGNGNGAIEAVIRAVENAQVRSPRADPRHLLIHCQTASDDQLRRMKAVGLWPSFFGLHIWNWGDRHHDIFLGPQRAARLNPCQSAVRLGLPFSLHADTPVLPQMTMLSIHTAVNRLTRGGRVLGEDQRISALDAMRAYTTHAAAMCFEENNRGSIEPGKVADFTVLSEDPCSTPPEAISRISIEAVLSAGRPVWGRW, translated from the coding sequence ATGCGCTGCCGGGAAAAAACCCTGTATGCCAATGCCGATGTCGTATGCATGGATGCGGACAACAGCCGGGCCTCGGCCGTGCTGGTCTGCGGGGACCGCATTGAAGCCGTAGGCCGCGAGGAGGAACTGCGGCCTCTGGCCGGTCCGCGCGCGGAACGGGTCGATCTCAAAGGCGCGTGCCTTTACCCTGGCTTTATTGATTCGCACAGCCATCTGTCCCTGTACGCGGCCTGGAAGCCCTATGCCTACTGCGGCGGCGCGCGAAGCCTGGCCGAGGCCCTTGAGATCCTGGCCGGGCATGCCGCCGGGCGTCCCGGGGACGCCTTTGTGGTCGGCTACGGCTTTGACGACACGGCCGTGAGCGAAAAACGCGGCCCTCTGCGCCAAGAACTGGACGCCCTCTGGCCGGACCGTCCCGCGGCGCTGGTGCACGTCTCCGTCCACGCCGCCTACATCAACAGCCGCATGTTTGAGATCCTCGGCATTCCCACGGATCGGCCATCCGCAAATATCCACATTGTCTGCCGGGACGGCCGCCCCACAGGGCTGATCACGGAGGAGACGGTCTGGAAGCTTTTCAGCGCACTGCCCGCCGTTTCCCTGGAGCGGCTCAAGGCGGGCCTGCAACTGGCCGTGGCGGACTACAACGCCCAGGGGTTCACCGCCACCATCGGCGGCGGCGCGGGTTTCGGGGGCCTGCAGCCCTTTATGGTCGCCAGGGCCCTGGCCGGTCTGGAACGCGAAGGCAAACTCAATCTGCACGTGCACATGCCGGTCATCGGCACGCATTACGACATGTTTGAGGCCACGGGCATGCTGGACGGGCCGGGTTCGCCCATGCTGCGCCCCCACGGCGTCAAATTCTTCGCGGACGGCTCCATCCAGGCGTACACGGCCGCCCTGCCCGAAGGCTACCACGACCGCCCGGATCTCAAGCCGGACATTCTCGGATCGTATCGGGAGCTGGAAGCCAACGTCCTGGCCGCGCATGCCGGCGGACAGCAGGTGGTGGCGCACGGCAACGGCAACGGAGCCATTGAGGCCGTCATCCGCGCCGTGGAAAACGCCCAGGTCCGCTCCCCCCGCGCGGATCCGCGCCATCTGCTCATCCATTGCCAGACCGCCTCGGACGACCAGCTGCGGCGCATGAAGGCCGTGGGCCTGTGGCCGTCTTTTTTCGGGCTGCATATCTGGAACTGGGGCGACAGGCATCATGACATTTTTCTCGGGCCCCAACGGGCCGCCCGGCTGAACCCCTGCCAGAGCGCCGTGCGCCTGGGTCTGCCGTTCTCCCTGCACGCCGACACTCCGGTCTTGCCGCAGATGACCATGCTTTCCATCCACACGGCCGTGAACAGGCTGACCAGAGGAGGGAGAGTCCTGGGGGAGGATCAGCGCATCAGCGCTCTGGACGCCATGCGCGCCTATACCACCCATGCGGCGGCCATGTGCTTTGAAGAGAACAACCGCGGCTCCATCGAACCGGGCAAGGTGGCCGATTTCACCGTACTTTCGGAAGACCCCTGTTCCACGCCGCCGGAAGCCATCAGCCGGATTTCCATTGAGGCCGTGCTCAGCGCGGGCCGCCCCGTCTGGGGGCGTTGGTGA
- a CDS encoding ABC transporter permease: MDTRSRTDAQAVTPPALGGEAAARAAGPFRQAAEMFCKNRAAVLGLALLCIIVAVSLAGPFFLSADPFEIAGAPMTPPLEDGHLLGTDYVGRDILTGIVHGGRATLAVALAATLCNLLIGLSVGALAGYYQGAPNTLLMKITEFFQVLPPLLFAMVLVSLFSPSIGMIAVAIGLVTWPSLARLTRGEFMRIRELEYVTAAQLIGAGHCRVITRVMLPNALPPIIVNATLNVGSAVLYEAGLSFLGLGDPNVMSWGLLIGASRDYIFDAWWAVTLPGLVIFLTSLSICLVGDGLTTALNPKLRKL; encoded by the coding sequence ATGGATACCAGAAGTCGTACGGACGCTCAGGCCGTAACGCCCCCGGCCCTCGGCGGCGAAGCGGCGGCGCGCGCAGCCGGACCGTTCCGCCAAGCCGCGGAGATGTTTTGCAAAAACCGCGCCGCCGTGCTCGGCCTGGCGCTCCTTTGCATCATTGTGGCGGTCTCGCTGGCGGGCCCGTTTTTCCTGTCCGCCGATCCCTTTGAAATTGCCGGCGCGCCCATGACGCCGCCGCTGGAGGACGGGCACCTGCTGGGCACAGACTATGTGGGACGGGATATTCTGACCGGCATTGTCCATGGCGGCAGGGCCACGCTCGCGGTCGCTCTGGCGGCGACGCTCTGCAACCTGCTGATCGGCTTGAGCGTCGGCGCGTTAGCCGGGTATTACCAGGGAGCGCCCAACACCCTGCTGATGAAGATTACGGAATTTTTTCAGGTGCTTCCTCCCCTGCTGTTCGCCATGGTGCTCGTGTCGCTGTTCAGCCCGTCCATAGGCATGATCGCCGTGGCGATCGGCCTTGTGACCTGGCCTTCCCTGGCCCGCCTCACGCGCGGGGAATTCATGCGCATCCGGGAACTGGAATATGTGACGGCGGCGCAGCTCATCGGCGCCGGGCATTGCCGCGTCATCACCCGGGTGATGCTTCCCAACGCGCTTCCCCCGATTATTGTCAACGCGACCCTCAACGTGGGCAGCGCCGTGCTGTATGAAGCCGGACTCAGCTTCCTCGGGCTGGGCGACCCCAATGTGATGAGCTGGGGGCTGCTCATAGGCGCGAGCCGCGACTACATCTTTGACGCCTGGTGGGCGGTGACCCTGCCCGGACTGGTCATCTTCCTGACCTCCCTCTCCATCTGCCTGGTGGGAGACGGCCTGACAACCGCACTCAACCCCAAGCTGAGGAAGTTATGA
- a CDS encoding ABC transporter ATP-binding protein, translating into MRDSILEVNNLQVSFDIGGRDAVAVDRLSFSLGHGRTLGIVGESGSGKSIASLAIMGLVPSPPGRISGGSIRFMGRELTGMPEHELRALRGKDISMIFQEPMTALNPVFRVGEQIAESLMVHANLDRRAAWGRAAELLAEVGIPEPELRVRNYPFELSGGMRQRVMIAIALACAPSVLIADEPTTALDVSVQAQIFQLLKAIQRRSGTSILFITHDMGSIAAMTDRVIVMYAGSCVEAGSTREILLDPRHPYTQGLIACTPHLDRRAGRKKGYLHEIPGMVPAITDIGASCAFAPRCSRAGPRCFRERPFAAAFGDGRRVACFNADLEAAAGGRSSHGNAIA; encoded by the coding sequence ATGAGAGACAGCATCCTCGAAGTGAACAACCTGCAAGTCAGTTTTGACATCGGAGGGCGCGACGCGGTTGCCGTGGACAGGCTTTCGTTCAGTCTCGGACACGGCCGAACCCTCGGCATCGTCGGGGAGTCAGGCAGCGGCAAAAGCATCGCCTCGCTGGCAATCATGGGTCTTGTGCCTTCCCCTCCGGGACGGATTTCCGGCGGCAGCATCCGCTTTATGGGCCGCGAGCTGACCGGCATGCCGGAACATGAACTGCGCGCTCTGCGCGGCAAGGACATTTCCATGATCTTCCAGGAACCCATGACGGCGCTCAACCCCGTGTTCAGGGTGGGCGAGCAGATCGCGGAGAGCCTCATGGTCCATGCAAATCTGGACCGGCGCGCGGCATGGGGCCGGGCCGCCGAACTTCTCGCGGAAGTGGGCATTCCCGAGCCGGAACTGCGCGTGCGCAACTATCCCTTTGAACTGTCCGGAGGCATGCGGCAGCGTGTCATGATCGCCATTGCTCTGGCCTGCGCGCCCTCAGTGCTTATCGCGGACGAACCGACCACCGCGCTGGACGTTTCAGTGCAGGCGCAGATCTTTCAGTTGCTCAAGGCAATCCAGCGGCGTTCCGGCACTTCCATCCTGTTTATCACGCACGACATGGGCTCCATTGCCGCCATGACGGACCGGGTGATTGTGATGTACGCGGGCTCCTGCGTGGAGGCGGGAAGCACCCGGGAAATCCTGCTGGATCCCCGCCATCCGTATACGCAGGGCCTGATCGCCTGCACGCCCCATCTGGATCGCCGGGCCGGCAGGAAAAAAGGATACCTGCACGAAATCCCCGGCATGGTGCCCGCCATCACGGACATCGGAGCAAGCTGCGCTTTCGCGCCGCGCTGTTCCCGGGCCGGACCGCGCTGTTTCAGGGAGCGCCCCTTTGCCGCGGCATTCGGCGACGGCCGCCGCGTGGCCTGCTTCAACGCCGACCTTGAAGCCGCCGCGGGCGGAAGGAGTTCGCATGGAAACGCCATTGCTTGA
- a CDS encoding zinc-binding metallopeptidase family protein, with protein sequence MNMYKKHARAWIEEHARDISDWHQIIWNFAEPAWREYKSSAWYVDQLRRAGFSVEEQSAGMPTAFCAVWENGRGGPTIGAYAEYDATPANSQEQVPYECPRAGLNPYAAGHTDPHSALGMGSFAAVLAVKHVMERHNIPGRLKFFGEPAEKMCGSKPLHAANGYYDDVDAFISFHPSCRLSLCNTVYWDIHCGSSYGRVFTFECKHPETWGEAPERMLMPLQQVVARAPGALDAVCLMYTTSRYTNTSMLPRSGGWYISEAILVGGQATADHLAPRLGQIYYCWRAPTIAMQERIAEVLENNARHVAAITHCEMRGDWVQKNRVGLPNHALARLAYSNLELAGPPQFDEQARDFGRQILRNLGYAAPEDPIMPECSRLHDPREADKALRAGLPSWQQHFMSDDYVEYTWHAPTVRLFIGRCMIERPAEYPRHVMPMWVWNALGGKRECIDPTIYSAARTISYTILDLLTCPDELAEAKREFIERTGGGIGGSKWMKPLMPAGAPAPVHFRWPEYITTQRGAQEWWIPQETR encoded by the coding sequence ATGAATATGTATAAAAAGCACGCCAGAGCCTGGATCGAAGAACACGCGCGGGATATTTCCGACTGGCACCAGATCATCTGGAATTTTGCCGAACCGGCCTGGCGCGAATACAAATCCTCGGCCTGGTATGTGGATCAGCTGCGGCGGGCCGGCTTCAGCGTTGAGGAGCAGAGCGCCGGCATGCCCACCGCCTTCTGCGCGGTGTGGGAAAACGGCCGGGGCGGCCCGACCATAGGCGCGTATGCGGAATATGACGCCACTCCCGCCAATTCTCAGGAGCAGGTCCCCTATGAATGCCCGCGCGCGGGCCTGAATCCGTATGCCGCCGGGCACACCGACCCGCACTCCGCTCTGGGCATGGGCTCTTTCGCGGCCGTGCTGGCGGTCAAGCACGTCATGGAAAGGCACAACATCCCCGGCAGACTTAAATTCTTCGGCGAACCCGCTGAAAAGATGTGCGGCTCAAAGCCGCTCCATGCGGCCAACGGCTATTATGACGACGTGGACGCCTTCATCAGTTTTCATCCCAGCTGCCGCCTGTCCCTGTGCAATACCGTCTACTGGGACATCCATTGCGGGAGCAGTTACGGCCGGGTGTTCACCTTTGAATGCAAGCATCCCGAAACCTGGGGAGAAGCGCCGGAACGGATGCTGATGCCGCTGCAACAGGTCGTTGCGCGCGCGCCGGGCGCTCTTGACGCCGTCTGCCTGATGTACACCACAAGCCGCTATACCAATACCTCCATGCTGCCGCGTTCCGGCGGCTGGTACATCAGCGAGGCCATTCTGGTCGGGGGTCAGGCCACCGCGGACCACTTGGCCCCCAGGCTGGGGCAGATCTACTACTGCTGGCGCGCGCCGACCATCGCCATGCAGGAACGCATTGCGGAAGTTCTCGAAAACAACGCCAGGCATGTCGCCGCCATCACGCACTGCGAAATGCGCGGCGACTGGGTGCAGAAAAACAGGGTCGGCCTGCCCAACCACGCGCTGGCGCGGCTTGCCTACAGCAACCTTGAGCTGGCCGGCCCCCCGCAATTCGACGAGCAGGCGCGGGATTTCGGCCGCCAGATTCTCCGGAACCTCGGCTATGCCGCGCCCGAGGACCCGATCATGCCGGAATGCAGCCGTCTGCATGATCCGCGTGAGGCCGACAAGGCGCTGCGGGCGGGCCTGCCGTCCTGGCAGCAGCACTTCATGTCCGACGATTATGTGGAATACACTTGGCATGCTCCCACCGTGCGCCTGTTTATCGGCCGCTGCATGATCGAGCGCCCGGCGGAATATCCCAGGCACGTCATGCCCATGTGGGTCTGGAACGCGCTGGGCGGAAAGCGGGAATGCATTGACCCCACCATTTACAGCGCGGCCCGGACCATCAGCTACACCATTCTGGACCTGCTGACCTGCCCGGATGAACTGGCCGAGGCGAAGCGGGAATTCATTGAGCGCACGGGCGGCGGCATCGGCGGCAGCAAATGGATGAAGCCGCTCATGCCCGCCGGCGCGCCCGCACCCGTGCATTTTCGCTGGCCGGAATACATCACCACCCAACGGGGCGCCCAGGAATGGTGGATTCCCCAGGAAACGCGCTGA
- a CDS encoding IclR family transcriptional regulator produces the protein MADIPAHSGLQEPGPLYVASLAKGMILLESFKEGSPFLGITELARITGFEKNLVQRLSNTLHKMGYLEKDEIRRKYYLSPRILKHSFNYLRSRKTFALAMPALIELREELRMAVNMCVLNGPDIIYVIRLWMKYYHEASLFGESLPAYVSAGGRMLLSLLPEQEARGLLAATNLIRLTPHTRTDPDELMEEVRKARAQGYCWQLSEFIENEISISVPVTDADNKSAAIIVTRLLKNAGPESCKNFIDDTLPALLATAASISRLAGT, from the coding sequence ATGGCTGACATTCCAGCGCATTCAGGTCTGCAGGAGCCCGGCCCCCTGTATGTGGCCTCCCTTGCAAAAGGCATGATTCTTCTTGAGAGCTTCAAGGAAGGCTCCCCCTTCCTGGGCATCACCGAGCTTGCGCGCATTACGGGCTTTGAAAAGAATCTTGTCCAGCGTCTGAGCAACACCCTGCACAAGATGGGCTATCTGGAAAAAGATGAAATCCGCCGCAAATATTATCTTTCCCCGCGCATCCTGAAACACAGCTTCAACTACCTGCGCTCCCGCAAGACATTCGCCCTGGCCATGCCCGCGCTCATTGAACTGCGTGAGGAACTGCGCATGGCCGTGAACATGTGCGTCCTCAACGGTCCCGATATTATCTATGTCATCCGGCTCTGGATGAAATATTACCACGAGGCCTCCCTGTTCGGGGAAAGCCTTCCCGCATACGTCTCCGCCGGCGGGCGCATGTTGCTCTCCCTGCTTCCCGAACAGGAAGCCCGCGGTCTGCTGGCGGCGACGAACCTCATCAGGCTGACGCCCCATACCCGGACCGACCCGGATGAACTGATGGAAGAGGTGAGAAAGGCGCGCGCCCAGGGCTACTGCTGGCAACTAAGTGAATTCATTGAAAATGAAATCAGCATTTCCGTCCCCGTGACGGATGCGGACAATAAATCGGCGGCCATTATTGTGACAAGGCTGCTCAAGAACGCCGGGCCGGAAAGTTGCAAAAATTTTATAGACGATACGCTTCCAGCCCTGCTTGCGACGGCCGCCTCCATCTCCCGGCTTGCGGGAACCTGA
- a CDS encoding ABC transporter substrate-binding protein — MKSPPMHLNSALTSSTQSIQIATQIFASPLRYDLNWTPHPYLASSWEFSEDKKSLTLHLVPEATFHDGKPVTSEDVAFSILTIKQNHPFKTMFAPVTAVDTPDPHTAVIRLSHPHPAILLCLSPPLCPVLPKHVYGDGQDIRTHPKNIAPIGSGPFRFVEMKAGEYAILEKNPTFFLKNRPVLDKVIFKFIKDPSSRMMAMSQGEAQLFPLMENTRNIARLKKEAHLAVTNRGYEGIGGHTWLEFNLRKKELSDIRVRKAINHAINRGFIIEKLHNNLSSSSTGPLTPQSPFYEPEVESYPYDLKKAQALLDEAGCKPGKDGVRFSLTLDFEPGLPEQQKMVAEYLKSQLRRVGIDVQLRSSPDWASWAERVSNWNHDMTLAIMFSWGDPVIGTHRSYISGNIRKGVAYSNMSGYHNARVDELLSQAAQEMDPVRRKELYGEFQKIVVADAPMAYLNLIPFNTVYDKRVQNVFTSIWGPLSPMDTVYMK; from the coding sequence ATGAAATCGCCGCCCATGCACCTGAACAGCGCGCTGACGTCGAGCACGCAGAGCATCCAGATCGCCACCCAGATATTCGCCAGCCCCCTGCGTTACGATCTGAACTGGACCCCCCATCCCTACCTCGCCTCGTCCTGGGAATTTTCCGAAGATAAAAAAAGCCTCACCCTGCATCTTGTTCCCGAGGCGACCTTCCATGACGGCAAACCCGTCACTTCCGAAGATGTGGCTTTTTCCATCTTGACGATCAAGCAGAACCATCCCTTCAAAACCATGTTCGCGCCCGTGACGGCCGTGGACACTCCCGACCCGCATACAGCGGTCATCCGCCTTTCCCACCCGCATCCCGCCATTCTTCTCTGTCTTTCGCCGCCGCTGTGCCCTGTCCTGCCCAAGCACGTTTACGGCGACGGGCAAGATATCCGCACGCATCCCAAAAACATCGCTCCCATAGGTTCCGGGCCGTTCAGGTTCGTGGAAATGAAAGCGGGCGAGTACGCCATTCTTGAAAAGAACCCGACGTTCTTCCTCAAGAACCGGCCCGTGCTGGACAAGGTGATCTTCAAATTCATCAAAGATCCGTCCAGCCGCATGATGGCGATGTCGCAAGGGGAGGCGCAGCTTTTTCCGCTCATGGAGAACACGCGGAACATCGCCCGGCTGAAAAAGGAAGCCCACCTTGCGGTGACCAACCGCGGCTATGAGGGCATCGGCGGGCATACCTGGCTGGAATTCAACCTGCGCAAGAAGGAACTCTCGGATATTCGCGTCCGCAAGGCCATCAACCATGCCATCAACCGCGGTTTCATCATTGAAAAGCTGCACAACAACCTTTCGTCGTCTTCCACGGGCCCACTGACGCCGCAGAGCCCCTTCTACGAGCCGGAGGTGGAAAGCTACCCGTATGACCTCAAGAAGGCACAGGCCCTGCTGGACGAGGCCGGCTGCAAGCCGGGCAAGGACGGCGTCCGCTTCTCGCTGACCCTCGACTTTGAGCCCGGCCTGCCCGAGCAGCAGAAGATGGTCGCGGAATACCTCAAGAGCCAGTTGCGCAGGGTCGGCATTGACGTGCAACTGCGTTCCTCGCCGGACTGGGCGAGTTGGGCCGAGCGCGTGAGCAACTGGAACCACGACATGACGCTGGCCATCATGTTCAGTTGGGGCGATCCGGTCATCGGCACGCATCGCTCGTACATTTCCGGCAATATCAGGAAAGGCGTGGCCTACAGCAATATGAGCGGCTACCATAACGCCCGGGTGGATGAGTTGTTGTCCCAGGCCGCCCAGGAAATGGATCCCGTCAGGCGCAAGGAACTCTACGGGGAATTCCAGAAAATCGTCGTGGCCGACGCGCCCATGGCCTATCTGAACCTGATCCCCTTCAACACCGTGTACGACAAACGCGTTCAGAATGTGTTCACAAGCATCTGGGGTCCGCTGTCCCCCATGGACACCGTGTACATGAAGTAA